In the Mycolicibacter sp. MU0102 genome, one interval contains:
- a CDS encoding nuclear transport factor 2 family protein, which translates to MPDQRSPHSASALLEAVEQSPKAVAVHDKSAWVGIFAADGQVNDPVGSTPHVGTAAIGRFFDTFIAPNTIAFDVQNDVVAGMSVLRDLTVHTTMSTGVTMHIPMHLRYDLASQGPDGSLKIQRLFAHWELQKMVGQLLTSGGRGLLASVILGPQLLRHQGLSGCAGFLRGLSGVRKRGKRRVENLVAALAQGDAAAVSAMLTPNATLSLDGVSEASVAEFVSTAQHLAAEKLLAAGHTVTATVHLDGRRGVGLFEFSKKGADRCAISAVRLYI; encoded by the coding sequence ATGCCCGACCAGCGTTCTCCGCACAGTGCCAGTGCCCTGCTCGAGGCCGTCGAGCAATCACCGAAAGCTGTGGCGGTGCACGATAAGTCGGCGTGGGTCGGAATCTTCGCCGCCGACGGACAGGTCAACGATCCGGTCGGGTCGACTCCCCACGTCGGCACGGCTGCCATCGGGCGGTTCTTCGATACCTTCATCGCACCGAACACGATCGCTTTTGACGTGCAGAACGACGTGGTCGCGGGGATGTCGGTGCTACGAGACCTCACGGTGCACACCACCATGTCAACGGGTGTCACCATGCATATCCCGATGCACCTGCGCTACGACCTGGCCTCGCAGGGGCCAGATGGCTCGCTGAAGATCCAGAGGTTGTTCGCGCACTGGGAGCTACAGAAGATGGTCGGACAATTGCTGACCTCCGGTGGCCGCGGCCTGCTGGCCTCGGTGATCCTGGGCCCCCAGCTGCTTCGCCACCAAGGGCTTTCGGGCTGCGCTGGCTTCCTGCGCGGCCTATCCGGGGTGCGCAAGCGTGGGAAGCGTCGGGTCGAGAACCTTGTCGCGGCGCTGGCGCAGGGTGATGCGGCCGCGGTTTCGGCGATGCTGACTCCGAATGCCACGTTGAGCCTGGACGGTGTTTCAGAAGCCTCGGTTGCCGAGTTCGTCTCAACGGCACAGCATCTGGCGGCCGAAAAACTCTTGGCCGCAGGGCATACCGTCACTGCGACTGTTCACCTGGACGGCAGGCGCGGGGTGGGATTGTTCGAGTTCTCCAAAAAGGGCGCGGACCGGTGCGCGATTTCCGCTGTCCGCCTCTATATCTGA
- a CDS encoding DUF1295 domain-containing protein, protein MAGLYHAAIVFLIVLTIVTFASSFWFTNPYGRFASPDDRFTLPGKISWLTFECPQWWAFTVTFWLVAHEHGAPAIVLYALWQCHYLYRGLIYPLSRKGDDKRFPISGIAFGFIFNAVNGFANGYAVALAPHLQQDHWFVDPRFILGLAVAVVGWGINFQADRILIGLRADGSSGYSIPYGGVYRWVSSGNYFGELVLWTGWAIMAWTLPGLIFVFFSIANLGPRAMATHKWYQQKFPDYPPNRKAIIPGVL, encoded by the coding sequence ATGGCCGGTCTGTACCACGCCGCGATCGTCTTCCTGATCGTCCTGACGATCGTCACCTTCGCCAGCAGCTTTTGGTTCACCAACCCTTATGGCCGCTTCGCCAGTCCAGACGACCGCTTCACGCTGCCGGGAAAGATCAGCTGGCTGACGTTCGAATGCCCCCAGTGGTGGGCTTTCACCGTGACGTTCTGGCTCGTGGCACATGAGCATGGGGCGCCGGCGATCGTGTTGTACGCGCTATGGCAGTGCCATTACCTCTACCGGGGGCTGATCTATCCGTTGAGTCGCAAGGGCGACGACAAGCGCTTCCCCATCTCCGGTATCGCCTTCGGCTTCATCTTCAACGCGGTCAATGGGTTCGCCAACGGCTACGCCGTGGCGTTGGCCCCGCACTTGCAGCAGGATCATTGGTTTGTCGACCCACGCTTCATCCTGGGCCTCGCCGTGGCAGTGGTCGGCTGGGGGATCAACTTTCAGGCCGATCGCATCCTTATCGGCCTGCGCGCCGATGGCAGCAGCGGGTACAGCATCCCCTACGGCGGGGTGTATCGCTGGGTGTCGTCGGGCAACTACTTCGGTGAACTCGTCCTATGGACCGGCTGGGCAATTATGGCCTGGACTCTTCCGGGCCTGATCTTCGTGTTTTTCTCCATCGCCAATCTGGGTCCTCGGGCAATGGCCACCCACAAGTGGTACCAGCAGAAGTTCCCCGACTACCCGCCGAACCGCAAGGCGATCATTCCCGGCGTGCTGTAA
- a CDS encoding STM3941 family protein: protein MPFEAHPDRRKIASLLAIAVAFVLIGVWLAGGFGPVGPIRGWSPQALHVFGWIAIVFFGFGVAVLVSRLFSSGAEVRIDAEGVYGRRSGNRVIPWSAIERITTADAGRVQLAHLFLDDASAFPSPKRLGAKSFGHVTLSLQGTDGNLGDMRAAFDYFAPGKRDDSAG, encoded by the coding sequence ATGCCGTTTGAAGCGCATCCAGACCGGCGCAAAATTGCCTCGCTGCTCGCCATCGCAGTCGCGTTCGTCCTGATCGGGGTGTGGTTGGCCGGAGGGTTCGGGCCGGTCGGGCCGATCCGTGGCTGGTCGCCGCAGGCCCTGCACGTGTTCGGGTGGATCGCGATCGTCTTCTTCGGTTTTGGTGTGGCGGTGCTGGTATCGCGGTTGTTCTCCTCCGGCGCCGAGGTCCGCATCGACGCCGAAGGGGTCTACGGGCGGCGCAGCGGCAATCGGGTGATCCCGTGGAGCGCCATCGAGCGCATCACGACCGCGGATGCCGGCCGGGTGCAGTTGGCGCACTTATTCCTCGACGACGCATCAGCGTTCCCGAGCCCTAAGCGGCTAGGCGCCAAATCCTTTGGCCACGTGACGCTCTCGCTACAGGGCACCGACGGCAACCTCGGCGACATGCGTGCCGCGTTCGACTACTTCGCGCCGGGAAAACGGGACGATTCCGCGGGCTAG
- a CDS encoding MerR family transcriptional regulator — MLDIAEVASRSGLASSALRFYERRGLISSGERNGLRRTYEPAVLDRLALISCAKAAGFTLAQIERFLRATPSDTELRARMAEKARQVDEEISRLTRMRDSLTHAVTCTHTPLVECPEFKARISET, encoded by the coding sequence ATGCTGGACATTGCTGAGGTGGCGAGTCGATCCGGTCTGGCGTCATCGGCGCTGCGGTTCTACGAGCGGCGCGGGCTGATCAGCTCCGGTGAACGCAACGGCCTGCGTCGCACCTACGAACCGGCGGTGCTTGACCGGCTCGCCTTGATCAGTTGTGCCAAAGCGGCCGGATTCACCCTTGCTCAGATCGAGCGCTTTCTGCGGGCCACCCCCAGTGACACCGAGTTACGTGCGCGAATGGCTGAGAAGGCTCGCCAAGTCGATGAGGAGATCTCCCGCCTCACCCGGATGCGGGACAGCCTCACGCACGCCGTGACCTGCACCCATACGCCACTGGTCGAGTGCCCGGAGTTCAAGGCGCGCATCAGCGAGACCTAG
- a CDS encoding alpha/beta hydrolase: MPLHPQVQAHLERLAGSNFADLHTFAPEQVRHAMRLMTQAAGTGEAVASVCDRIISTRAGELPVRIYHPQPDERRPVIVFFHGGGFVLGDLDTHDGLARALANRTGRVVVSVDYPLAPEHKYPAAINAGFAATQWVGLHGGEIGADGTNIAVAGDSAGGNLAAVVAMMARDAGAPAITHQVLIYPDLDFRRSNVSIQEFAGQYGNISRATQQWFMNHYLNGDHEKLDAHVSPLLAPRLEQLPPAFIVTAEFDALRDEGEQYGARLQQAGVPTTINRYDGMIHEFMRWPFDDAARALEDIAAALPVRH, translated from the coding sequence ATGCCACTACATCCGCAGGTCCAAGCCCATTTAGAACGACTGGCCGGCAGTAACTTTGCCGACCTGCACACGTTCGCCCCGGAGCAGGTTCGCCACGCCATGCGGCTGATGACCCAAGCCGCCGGCACCGGCGAAGCCGTCGCGAGCGTTTGCGACCGCATCATCTCCACGCGAGCCGGCGAACTGCCGGTTCGGATCTACCACCCACAGCCAGACGAACGGCGTCCGGTGATCGTCTTCTTCCACGGCGGCGGTTTCGTGCTCGGCGACCTCGACACCCACGACGGGCTGGCCCGGGCGCTGGCGAACCGCACCGGCCGCGTCGTCGTCTCGGTCGACTATCCCCTGGCCCCCGAGCACAAGTACCCGGCAGCGATCAACGCCGGCTTCGCGGCCACGCAGTGGGTGGGCCTGCACGGCGGCGAAATCGGCGCCGACGGCACAAACATCGCTGTCGCCGGTGACAGTGCCGGCGGAAATCTCGCTGCTGTGGTCGCGATGATGGCTCGCGACGCCGGCGCCCCGGCCATCACGCACCAGGTATTGATCTACCCGGACTTGGATTTTCGGCGATCGAATGTTTCCATCCAAGAATTCGCGGGACAGTACGGGAACATCAGTCGAGCGACCCAGCAGTGGTTCATGAACCACTACCTCAACGGCGATCACGAGAAGCTCGATGCTCACGTCTCGCCGCTGCTGGCACCGCGCCTCGAGCAGCTTCCTCCGGCGTTCATCGTCACCGCGGAATTCGACGCCCTGCGCGACGAGGGCGAACAGTACGGCGCCCGACTCCAGCAAGCGGGTGTCCCCACCACCATCAATCGCTACGACGGGATGATCCACGAGTTCATGCGCTGGCCGTTCGACGACGCGGCCCGGGCGCTCGAGGACATCGCCGCCGCTCTCCCGGTTCGGCACTGA
- a CDS encoding flavin-containing monooxygenase, producing the protein MPPTASSLGPQPAKYDAEWVRAKYALERDKRMRPDAVGQFIEVTADFSHYADDPWTERVERDPVHDHVQVAIIGAGLGSLIAAARLQESGIDDIRMIDTAGDFGGTWYWNRYPGVQCDVESYIYLPLLEELNYVPTERYAHGPEIRDHLQNIAKHYRLYDNALLSTTVTGLHWDAAANRWQITTDRGDAFTATLVAVSPGSLTRPKLPGIAGINEFRGHTFHTSRWDFGYTGGDESGGLTKLVDKRVGVIGTGSTGLQCIPHLGEWAQQLYVFQRTPSTVSVRGNRPTDPAWAASLQPGWQRERMENFTRVTCGVEMDLDLTNDGWTQKALELSEPAVLRENQRLGRQMTPPEIADFLFHADYVAMERLRTRIDETVRDRKTAESLKPWYRLNCKRPGYHDQYLDTFNRDNVALVDTDGRGVERFTDNAVVVDGVEYELDALVFATGFEVGTEFTRRLGFEIVGRDDVRLSDKWAKGMRTLHGLQTHGFPNCFFLGYTQSGVSPNYTHTAEERARHFAYLVSTFVQRGAGTIEATKAAEDQWLVAMDQASEKPKAFYAECTPSYLSSEGDRENPHGMLSTNFGGKPVEFFEMLSAWRSTGQLEGVILT; encoded by the coding sequence ATGCCACCCACGGCCAGCTCCCTGGGACCGCAGCCGGCAAAGTACGACGCCGAGTGGGTGCGGGCGAAGTACGCGCTCGAACGCGACAAACGGATGCGCCCCGACGCTGTGGGCCAGTTCATCGAGGTCACCGCCGATTTCTCGCACTACGCCGATGACCCGTGGACCGAGCGCGTCGAGCGCGACCCGGTGCACGACCACGTCCAGGTGGCGATCATCGGCGCCGGCCTGGGCAGCCTGATCGCCGCCGCGCGGCTTCAGGAATCCGGGATCGACGACATCAGGATGATCGACACCGCCGGCGACTTCGGCGGGACCTGGTACTGGAACCGCTACCCTGGCGTGCAGTGCGATGTCGAGTCCTACATCTATCTGCCACTGCTCGAAGAGCTGAACTACGTGCCCACCGAGCGCTACGCGCACGGCCCGGAGATCCGCGATCACCTGCAGAACATCGCCAAGCACTACCGCCTGTACGACAACGCCTTGCTGAGCACCACGGTCACCGGCTTGCACTGGGACGCCGCCGCCAATCGCTGGCAGATCACCACCGATCGCGGCGACGCGTTCACCGCCACGCTGGTCGCGGTCTCGCCCGGTTCGCTCACCCGGCCGAAACTGCCGGGTATTGCGGGTATCAACGAGTTCCGCGGACACACCTTCCACACCAGCCGCTGGGACTTCGGCTACACCGGCGGCGACGAATCCGGTGGGCTGACCAAACTGGTCGACAAGCGCGTCGGCGTTATCGGCACCGGTTCCACTGGGCTGCAGTGCATCCCGCACCTGGGTGAGTGGGCGCAGCAGCTCTACGTTTTCCAGCGGACGCCGAGCACCGTCTCGGTGCGGGGCAACCGGCCCACCGATCCGGCGTGGGCGGCGAGCCTACAGCCGGGCTGGCAACGCGAACGCATGGAGAACTTCACCCGGGTCACCTGCGGCGTGGAGATGGACCTCGACCTCACCAACGACGGCTGGACGCAAAAGGCCCTCGAACTCAGTGAGCCCGCGGTGCTTCGAGAGAATCAGCGCCTCGGTCGGCAGATGACGCCGCCGGAGATCGCCGACTTCCTGTTCCACGCCGACTATGTGGCGATGGAGCGGCTGCGCACCCGGATCGATGAAACCGTGCGCGACCGCAAGACCGCCGAATCGCTCAAGCCGTGGTACCGGTTGAACTGCAAACGCCCCGGCTACCACGACCAGTACCTCGATACGTTCAACCGAGACAACGTCGCGTTGGTCGACACCGATGGGCGCGGCGTGGAGCGGTTCACCGACAACGCCGTTGTGGTCGACGGGGTCGAATACGAACTCGACGCACTGGTCTTCGCGACCGGGTTCGAGGTCGGCACCGAATTCACCCGCCGGCTCGGCTTCGAGATCGTCGGCCGCGACGATGTGCGCCTCAGCGACAAGTGGGCCAAAGGTATGCGGACACTGCACGGCCTGCAGACCCACGGTTTTCCCAACTGCTTCTTCTTGGGCTACACCCAGTCCGGGGTCTCCCCCAACTACACCCATACCGCCGAGGAACGGGCCCGTCATTTCGCCTACCTGGTCAGCACGTTCGTCCAGCGGGGCGCGGGCACCATCGAGGCCACCAAAGCCGCCGAGGACCAGTGGCTGGTCGCGATGGACCAAGCGTCGGAGAAACCCAAGGCCTTCTATGCCGAGTGCACGCCGAGTTACCTGAGCTCCGAGGGCGACCGGGAGAATCCACACGGCATGCTGTCGACCAATTTCGGCGGCAAGCCCGTCGAGTTCTTCGAGATGCTCAGCGCGTGGCGCTCCACCGGTCAATTGGAGGGGGTGATCCTGACATGA
- a CDS encoding TetR/AcrR family transcriptional regulator: MTTTAPKLTMRDRHRAMTRDHIMAAALEAFAERGYVAVTIDDIVRRAGIGRATFYLHFDSKAAVLRELRNTRMTVWSQQDAPRGGRSGRPSIKAFFEKVVDFYTSAPQLYMALHQARAADPEFAAAHRATMEANVTEWIEADAMPGATEAQLRLAIAMMYTMVDSFMHLWLVDGWPLEREAAIEAMTDALHATMR, from the coding sequence ATGACTACCACCGCACCAAAACTCACCATGCGTGACCGGCATCGTGCCATGACCCGCGACCACATCATGGCCGCCGCATTGGAGGCGTTCGCCGAGCGTGGATACGTCGCGGTGACCATCGACGACATCGTGCGCCGGGCCGGGATCGGGCGGGCGACGTTCTATCTGCATTTCGACTCCAAAGCAGCAGTGCTGCGCGAACTGCGCAATACCCGCATGACCGTCTGGTCTCAGCAGGATGCCCCGCGCGGCGGCAGATCGGGACGGCCGTCGATCAAGGCCTTCTTCGAGAAGGTGGTCGATTTCTACACCTCCGCGCCGCAGCTCTACATGGCACTGCATCAGGCGCGGGCGGCTGATCCGGAGTTCGCCGCCGCGCACCGAGCGACCATGGAGGCCAACGTCACCGAGTGGATCGAGGCCGACGCCATGCCCGGCGCCACCGAAGCTCAGCTGCGACTGGCCATCGCGATGATGTACACCATGGTCGATTCCTTCATGCACCTGTGGCTGGTCGACGGCTGGCCGCTGGAGCGCGAGGCTGCCATTGAGGCGATGACCGACGCGCTGCACGCCACCATGCGCTGA